A region from the Campylobacter blaseri genome encodes:
- a CDS encoding flavocytochrome c, producing MANISRRDMLKMSIVGASSLALSSVNANASENEKDIKFDEEWDVVIIGSGFAGLAAGVTAAKRGNKVLVLEKMGRVGGNSVINGGGFAVPNNPLQKKEGVKDSDELFINDCLKAGLNINHLELLQTIAERAKDTFNLTLECGTEYYDKLSHLGGHSVPRTINTKNGSGSGIVHPMVAAFEKIPNTEIRKRTKFDDFILETNKVVGVKVKENYKFDQKLIDDDNENTSGEIKFIKAKKGVILASGGFCNDLFFRQLQDPRLGVNTDTTNHPGATAGGLISALKIGAAPVHLSWIQFGPWACPDEPGFGVGTKFNSGASFRFGISVNPKTGKRYMNELADRKIRSDAMFKVIGDDKNYPINLCDSQVLQHTDPERINKPLKTGILKQFNTLEELAEFYNIPKADFLETVKKYNEFVKNQKDLDFGKPLSLATTKGVNISKPPFYAMRGTPKLHHTMGGVKINTKAQVLDINDNPIPGFYAAGEVTGGTHGASRLGSCAILDCLTFGMIAGENI from the coding sequence ATGGCAAATATATCAAGAAGAGATATGCTTAAAATGAGCATAGTTGGTGCCAGTAGCTTAGCTTTAAGTAGCGTAAATGCTAATGCCTCAGAAAATGAAAAAGATATAAAATTTGATGAAGAATGGGATGTAGTTATCATAGGCTCTGGTTTTGCTGGACTTGCGGCTGGTGTTACTGCAGCAAAAAGAGGCAACAAAGTATTAGTTTTAGAAAAAATGGGAAGAGTTGGTGGAAATTCTGTCATAAATGGCGGTGGATTTGCAGTTCCCAATAATCCATTGCAAAAGAAAGAGGGAGTCAAAGATTCTGATGAACTTTTTATTAATGATTGTTTAAAAGCTGGTTTAAATATAAACCATTTAGAATTACTACAAACTATTGCTGAAAGAGCAAAAGATACTTTTAATTTAACTCTTGAGTGCGGAACTGAATACTATGATAAATTATCACATTTAGGAGGACACAGTGTTCCTAGAACTATAAATACTAAAAATGGTAGTGGTTCAGGCATAGTTCATCCAATGGTCGCTGCATTTGAGAAAATTCCTAATACTGAAATACGTAAGCGAACCAAATTTGATGATTTTATTTTAGAAACAAATAAAGTAGTTGGCGTAAAAGTTAAAGAAAATTACAAATTTGATCAAAAGCTAATTGATGATGATAATGAGAATACTAGCGGAGAAATAAAATTTATAAAAGCAAAAAAAGGTGTTATTTTAGCTAGTGGTGGTTTTTGCAATGATTTATTTTTTAGGCAACTTCAAGATCCAAGACTTGGTGTAAACACTGATACAACTAATCATCCCGGAGCAACAGCTGGTGGGCTTATTAGTGCTTTAAAGATAGGTGCTGCACCAGTTCATTTATCTTGGATTCAATTTGGTCCTTGGGCTTGTCCTGATGAACCTGGTTTCGGTGTAGGTACAAAATTTAATTCGGGTGCTAGTTTTAGATTTGGAATTTCAGTAAATCCAAAAACAGGCAAACGGTATATGAATGAGTTAGCAGATCGTAAAATTCGTTCAGATGCAATGTTTAAGGTCATTGGGGACGATAAAAATTATCCTATAAATTTATGCGATTCTCAAGTCTTGCAACATACAGATCCAGAGAGAATAAACAAACCTTTAAAAACTGGTATTTTAAAACAATTTAATACTCTTGAAGAATTAGCTGAATTTTACAATATTCCTAAAGCTGATTTTTTAGAAACAGTTAAAAAATATAATGAATTTGTTAAGAATCAAAAAGATTTAGATTTTGGTAAACCTCTTAGTCTAGCTACGACTAAAGGCGTAAATATTTCAAAGCCACCATTTTATGCTATGCGCGGAACGCCAAAACTTCACCATACTATGGGAGGAGTTAAGATTAATACAAAAGCTCAAG
- a CDS encoding LysR family transcriptional regulator, with the protein MNTRQMEFAVEVAKEKSFTVAAHNLKVTQPSLSQTILNLENELGVQIFDRKHNLALTYAGEIYISKAKVILNLQKNLKDEISELVCNKKTLKIAFSQIGYAFTYKDIINFCKRFPKINVKIVQLNSSIAIKRAILNSYIDFGIFTLPIETDEISYEIIKKEKTYLAVSLNHKLSKKFQNSNEKYPKIKLSSLKKEKFILPRDSQRTRGLIDKIFLKNNFKPKISCEVESFSIAIQMVISGLGICFINSQFITEDIKNSIKLFDIDEPDLDKTLVLAYKKDKKLSKIFFELLDIIKS; encoded by the coding sequence ATGAATACTAGACAGATGGAGTTCGCTGTAGAGGTTGCTAAAGAGAAAAGTTTTACAGTGGCTGCACATAATCTAAAAGTAACGCAACCATCTTTATCGCAAACAATTTTAAATTTAGAAAATGAACTTGGTGTCCAAATTTTTGATAGAAAACATAATTTAGCGCTAACTTATGCTGGTGAAATTTATATTTCAAAAGCAAAGGTTATTTTAAATTTGCAAAAAAATTTAAAAGATGAGATAAGTGAGCTGGTGTGCAATAAAAAAACTTTAAAAATAGCATTTTCTCAAATAGGATATGCATTTACTTATAAAGATATAATTAATTTTTGTAAAAGATTTCCTAAAATTAATGTTAAAATAGTTCAACTAAATTCTTCTATTGCAATCAAAAGAGCTATTCTTAATTCATATATTGATTTTGGAATTTTCACATTACCTATTGAAACAGATGAAATTTCTTATGAAATTATTAAAAAAGAGAAAACATATTTAGCAGTTTCATTAAATCATAAATTATCCAAAAAATTTCAAAATTCTAATGAAAAATATCCTAAAATAAAATTAAGTAGTTTAAAAAAAGAAAAATTTATACTTCCAAGAGATTCTCAAAGAACTAGAGGATTGATTGATAAGATATTTTTAAAAAATAATTTTAAACCAAAAATATCATGCGAAGTAGAATCATTTAGCATAGCTATACAAATGGTTATTTCAGGTCTTGGAATTTGTTTTATTAACTCTCAATTTATCACAGAAGATATAAAAAATAGCATAAAACTTTTTGATATAGACGAACCAGATTTAGATAAAACTTTGGTTTTAGCATATAAAAAAGATAAAAAATTATCAAAGATTTTTTTTGAGCTTTTGGATATAATTAAATCATAA
- a CDS encoding TonB-dependent receptor plug domain-containing protein, with the protein MKNLIKIELAIVLLCNIMSVVQAKDESVILEATEVVGQKFKEKDKAYMKSGAVSIRDEINKQDKDLDAVIRSAPGTFTQMNKASGAVSVNIRGGTGFGRVNTMVDGVTQTFYSSGGDTGGKGGAGSQFGASIDPAFLTSVEINRGSFKGAGGSNALMGSANFKTIGVDDILRFDRNIGGMIRYQNGNNDMKPEYMVALAGKSIFDYGGWLGVLYGYSRKTITQNYKIGGGETHKERMDKKVNHLIDKIAGAGGWFCRSGDQDCIDNEVRKYNVVPFDPEKVKQKPENHIFKIEYGDDYNILELQYRKGTNHLAGRSIENDTKQINYNFSIPDNNFMNLNLLYSKNENSQNYDIGSSIINRTIIKPLKGYNKSTIFDISNTFEFNFPFDTTLNITTGVNRLENKYSRNRYPDELRIYKICEEDEESDNCLVPNGEINKNVFTEEEKINASLPTNSFFPQGNQKFKTLYLDNQLKWNMFTLDYNINLVRYKNRGESFKTTFLSEDDLENRWEGLNDTKDFLKDELDDATSPEIIKNLNEQLNNVQKRINELNKHWDFSNNEWKAPVINVTDHYNEVKNNFVNYSMMLTANINDYFIPFIGYSKTHRAPTIQEMFFSSLGDAGVNLGLKPETAKTKQIGFNGFLEGAFTDNDKIGYKFTGYKTKINNFIHNASDYRNIGIKLSDGDSAYVKTIYHRNYDQLVTIKGFEAEFSYDMGTFFANIAYARQKTNQPASYSDISRTAQSPTSEQADAQSFGLTKVTILPNSYGSIELGTRLFDQKLTLGTVIKYYGKSKRSKYETVVMCEGGIRAISKKDVNPISGIVTYRPPQCPRIKDKYGNTTGNQYKRVGEIAEYEEVESQPIIYDLYAIYEPNKNLMIKLAIDNLTDEKYVNPLDANNDSASQYIVGIQTAGGSDKNVEFFQNNFARGRTFKLSFSYKF; encoded by the coding sequence TTGAAAAACTTAATCAAAATCGAACTAGCTATTGTTTTGTTATGCAATATTATGTCAGTTGTTCAAGCAAAAGATGAAAGTGTAATACTTGAAGCAACAGAAGTTGTTGGCCAAAAATTTAAAGAGAAAGACAAAGCTTATATGAAAAGTGGGGCTGTAAGTATACGAGATGAGATAAATAAACAAGACAAAGACTTAGATGCCGTTATCCGTTCAGCTCCTGGAACTTTTACGCAGATGAACAAAGCCTCTGGTGCGGTTAGTGTAAATATAAGAGGTGGTACTGGTTTTGGTAGAGTAAATACAATGGTTGATGGGGTAACTCAGACATTTTATAGTAGTGGTGGTGACACTGGTGGAAAAGGCGGTGCTGGTTCACAATTTGGTGCATCTATTGACCCTGCTTTTTTAACTAGTGTTGAGATAAATAGAGGTTCTTTTAAAGGAGCCGGTGGCTCAAATGCATTAATGGGCTCAGCAAATTTTAAAACTATCGGCGTAGATGATATCTTAAGATTTGATAGAAATATAGGCGGTATGATAAGATACCAAAATGGAAATAATGATATGAAACCTGAATATATGGTTGCACTTGCAGGAAAGAGTATTTTTGATTATGGTGGCTGGCTTGGAGTTTTATATGGATATAGCCGAAAAACTATAACTCAAAATTACAAAATAGGTGGTGGAGAAACACATAAAGAACGAATGGATAAAAAAGTTAATCACCTAATAGATAAAATTGCAGGTGCGGGTGGATGGTTTTGTAGAAGCGGTGATCAAGATTGCATAGACAATGAAGTTAGAAAATATAATGTAGTTCCTTTCGATCCTGAAAAAGTTAAACAAAAACCAGAAAACCATATTTTTAAAATCGAATATGGTGATGATTATAATATTTTAGAACTTCAATACAGAAAAGGAACTAATCACTTAGCAGGTCGTAGTATAGAAAATGATACCAAACAGATTAATTATAATTTTTCTATACCTGATAACAATTTTATGAATTTAAATTTATTATATTCAAAAAATGAAAATTCACAAAACTATGATATTGGTTCTAGTATAATAAACAGAACTATTATAAAACCCTTGAAAGGGTATAATAAATCAACCATATTTGATATAAGTAATACTTTTGAGTTTAATTTTCCTTTTGATACAACTTTAAATATAACTACTGGTGTTAATCGTCTAGAAAATAAATATTCAAGAAATCGTTATCCCGACGAATTAAGAATTTATAAAATTTGTGAAGAAGATGAGGAAAGTGATAATTGTTTAGTTCCAAATGGCGAAATTAACAAAAATGTTTTTACTGAAGAGGAAAAAATAAATGCTTCTTTGCCTACAAACTCCTTTTTTCCACAGGGTAATCAAAAATTTAAAACTCTTTATTTGGATAATCAACTTAAATGGAATATGTTTACACTTGATTATAATATAAATTTAGTTAGATACAAAAATAGAGGAGAAAGTTTTAAAACTACATTTTTAAGCGAAGATGATTTAGAAAACAGGTGGGAAGGTTTAAATGATACAAAAGATTTTTTAAAAGATGAGCTTGATGATGCAACATCACCCGAAATAATAAAAAATTTAAATGAACAATTAAACAATGTTCAAAAAAGAATTAATGAGCTAAATAAACATTGGGATTTTTCAAACAATGAATGGAAAGCCCCCGTTATAAATGTAACAGATCATTATAATGAGGTAAAAAATAACTTTGTAAACTACTCTATGATGTTGACAGCAAATATAAATGATTATTTTATACCTTTTATAGGATATTCTAAAACTCATAGAGCTCCTACTATACAAGAAATGTTTTTTTCAAGCTTAGGAGATGCTGGGGTAAATTTAGGGCTTAAACCAGAAACAGCGAAAACTAAACAGATAGGCTTTAATGGTTTTTTAGAAGGAGCTTTTACAGACAATGATAAAATTGGCTATAAATTTACAGGATATAAGACAAAAATTAATAATTTCATACACAATGCTTCTGATTACAGAAATATAGGAATAAAACTGTCAGATGGAGATAGTGCATATGTTAAAACTATATATCATAGAAATTATGATCAACTAGTAACTATAAAAGGTTTCGAGGCAGAATTTAGCTACGACATGGGAACATTTTTTGCAAATATAGCCTACGCAAGACAAAAAACTAATCAGCCAGCCTCTTATAGTGATATATCAAGAACTGCACAAAGTCCAACTTCTGAACAAGCAGATGCTCAAAGCTTTGGATTAACAAAAGTAACAATTCTACCTAATAGCTATGGTTCAATTGAACTTGGAACTAGATTATTTGATCAAAAGCTCACACTAGGTACTGTAATTAAATACTATGGCAAAAGTAAAAGAAGTAAATATGAAACTGTTGTAATGTGTGAAGGTGGAATTAGGGCAATTAGCAAAAAAGATGTTAACCCTATATCAGGTATAGTAACATATAGACCACCTCAATGTCCAAGAATAAAAGATAAATATGGCAACACTACAGGAAATCAATATAAAAGAGTTGGTGAAATAGCAGAATATGAAGAAGTAGAAAGCCAACCAATTATTTATGATTTATATGCTATTTATGAGCCTAATAAAAATCTTATGATAAAATTAGCGATTGATAACTTAACAGATGAAAAATATGTAAACCCACTTGATGCAAATAACGATTCAGCTTCTCAATATATAGTAGGAATTCAAACAGCGGGTGGTAGTGATAAAAATGTAGAATTTTTCCAAAATAACTTTGCTCGTGGAAGAACTTTCAAACTAAGTTTTTCTTATAAATTTTAA
- a CDS encoding flavocytochrome c, whose amino-acid sequence MANISRRNILKMGVVGAGTLALSSINATAAANEKDVKFDEEWDVVVVGSGFAGLAAGLTTAKKGNRVLILEKMGRIGGNSVINGGAMSLPNNPVQEKQGIKDSKELFMQDCLKAGLGLNHPELLETLAKRGNDAYKFLVEEGVVFDENVVAHFGGHSVPRTLTTKNHSGSGYIHPMVEQFQKIENCELRRRAKFDDFIVNNNGRVVGVAIRENYRFDDNLYSDDLENTSGEKKIIKAKKGVVLASGGFCRDRIYRKLQDPRIPDDVDSTNHAGATAGVLLKAFDLGAYPVQVSWIQFGPWASPDEKGFGMAPLLTQEGMFKFGFAVDVRNGKRFMNELADRKTRADAEFKILKEAPNAYPIAIGYEDSFRLINPDVVKKALSNDKLVGVCQSLDEIASKYGVPLDGLKESVKKYNEGIKAGNDEFGKPVDQLKGELFKENGPYYVIRLSPKPHHTMGGLKINEKAEVLSSKTGKPIEGLYAAGEITGGTHGASRLGSVAITDCIIFGMIAGENI is encoded by the coding sequence ATGGCAAACATATCAAGACGAAACATTCTTAAAATGGGCGTAGTTGGCGCTGGAACTTTAGCATTAAGTAGCATAAATGCGACTGCTGCCGCAAACGAAAAAGATGTTAAATTTGATGAAGAGTGGGATGTTGTAGTTGTTGGTTCTGGCTTTGCTGGACTTGCAGCAGGTTTAACAACAGCAAAAAAAGGAAACAGAGTTTTAATCCTTGAAAAAATGGGAAGAATTGGTGGAAACTCCGTTATAAATGGCGGAGCAATGTCACTTCCAAATAACCCAGTTCAAGAAAAACAGGGCATTAAAGATAGTAAAGAACTATTTATGCAAGATTGTCTAAAAGCTGGTCTTGGACTAAATCACCCAGAGCTTTTAGAAACTCTAGCAAAAAGAGGCAATGACGCATATAAATTTTTAGTTGAAGAGGGTGTTGTTTTTGATGAGAATGTTGTAGCACACTTTGGTGGACACAGTGTTCCTAGAACTCTAACTACAAAAAATCACTCAGGTTCAGGATATATTCATCCAATGGTTGAACAATTTCAAAAAATAGAAAATTGTGAGCTTAGAAGAAGAGCTAAATTTGATGATTTTATAGTTAATAATAATGGTCGTGTAGTTGGAGTTGCTATTAGAGAAAATTATAGGTTTGATGATAATCTTTATAGTGATGACCTTGAAAATACAAGTGGAGAAAAGAAAATAATCAAGGCTAAGAAAGGTGTAGTTTTAGCAAGTGGTGGATTTTGCAGAGATAGAATTTACAGAAAACTACAAGACCCAAGAATTCCTGATGATGTTGATAGCACAAACCATGCTGGAGCAACAGCTGGGGTTTTACTAAAAGCCTTTGATTTAGGTGCTTATCCTGTTCAAGTATCTTGGATTCAATTTGGTCCTTGGGCTTCTCCTGATGAAAAAGGTTTTGGTATGGCACCGCTTTTAACTCAAGAAGGTATGTTTAAATTTGGTTTTGCTGTTGATGTTAGAAATGGAAAACGCTTTATGAATGAACTAGCCGATAGAAAAACAAGAGCTGATGCTGAGTTTAAAATTTTAAAAGAAGCTCCAAATGCCTATCCTATCGCAATAGGTTATGAAGATTCATTTAGATTAATAAATCCTGATGTTGTTAAAAAAGCTCTTTCAAACGATAAACTTGTTGGGGTATGCCAAAGCCTAGATGAAATAGCAAGTAAATATGGTGTTCCACTAGATGGTTTAAAAGAGAGTGTGAAAAAATATAACGAAGGTATCAAGGCTGGTAATGATGAATTTGGCAAACCAGTTGATCAACTAAAAGGCGAACTATTTAAAGAAAATGGTCCATACTATGTAATCCGCCTTTCTCCAAAACCTCACCACACAATGGGTGGTTTAAAAATCAACGAAAAGGCTGAGGTGTTATCTTCAAAAACCGGAAAACCAATAGAAGGTCTATATGCAGCTGGCGAGATAACTGGTGGAACTCATGGTGCAAGTAGGCTTGGTTCTGTTGCTATAACTGATTGTATTATTTTTGGAATGATTGCTGGTGAAAATATTTAA
- the murD gene encoding UDP-N-acetylmuramoyl-L-alanine--D-glutamate ligase, which produces MKKSLFGYGKTIKAIAKSGGWDIYDDKFNDISSDEYGNYLLPPSKFNPNESELEITTPGFLPNKNIIKSAKNLISEYDYFKDTKPIKVWISGTNGKTTTTQMIQHLMSKFGSVMGGNVGDPLGNLDKNAKFWVLETSSFTIHYTKFAYPKVYALLPVTPDHLSWHGNFEEYEKIKLKPLLMMDKNCTAIISAKYKNIKTKANVIYYDNEQDLAKFCDVNLEDINFRVPFLLDGLMALSIQKLLINEVDVELLNTFKLDKNRIEEFKDGLNRIWVNDTKATNLDATIQAVRRYKDKKVHLILGGDDKGVCLKPLFESFKNIDLIIYAIGSNTEKIVKLSKEFEIKFYRCEFLKIAVEEISNNLKIGEIALLSPACASLDQFSSYEERGNDFKKYVRNINI; this is translated from the coding sequence ATGAAAAAATCTCTTTTTGGATACGGAAAGACTATAAAAGCAATTGCAAAAAGTGGTGGTTGGGATATTTATGATGACAAATTTAATGATATTTCAAGTGATGAGTATGGTAACTATCTACTACCACCAAGTAAATTTAACCCAAACGAAAGTGAACTTGAGATAACAACTCCAGGGTTTTTACCAAATAAAAATATTATAAAATCAGCTAAAAATTTAATTAGTGAATATGATTATTTCAAAGATACAAAACCTATTAAAGTTTGGATAAGTGGAACAAATGGTAAAACAACTACCACTCAAATGATACAACATTTAATGTCTAAATTTGGGTCAGTTATGGGTGGAAATGTTGGTGATCCTCTTGGAAATTTAGATAAAAATGCAAAATTTTGGGTGCTTGAAACAAGTTCATTTACTATACACTATACAAAATTTGCATATCCTAAAGTGTATGCTTTGCTTCCCGTAACTCCTGATCACCTTAGTTGGCATGGAAATTTTGAAGAGTATGAAAAAATCAAACTAAAACCACTTTTAATGATGGATAAAAATTGCACAGCTATAATTTCAGCAAAATATAAAAATATAAAAACAAAAGCAAATGTTATCTACTATGATAATGAACAAGATTTGGCTAAATTTTGTGATGTAAACCTAGAAGATATAAATTTTAGAGTTCCATTTTTACTTGATGGGTTAATGGCTTTAAGCATACAAAAACTTCTAATAAATGAAGTTGATGTGGAGCTACTAAATACTTTTAAACTAGACAAAAATAGAATTGAAGAATTTAAAGATGGTCTTAATAGAATTTGGGTAAATGATACAAAAGCCACAAATTTAGACGCCACAATTCAAGCAGTTAGAAGATATAAAGATAAAAAAGTTCATCTTATTTTAGGTGGAGATGATAAAGGTGTTTGTTTAAAACCACTATTTGAAAGTTTTAAAAATATAGATTTAATAATTTATGCCATAGGATCAAATACAGAAAAAATAGTAAAGCTATCAAAAGAGTTTGAAATCAAATTTTATAGATGCGAATTTCTAAAAATAGCTGTTGAAGAAATTAGTAATAACTTAAAAATTGGCGAAATAGCACTTTTAAGTCCTGCTTGTGCAAGCCTAGATCAATTTAGCTCATACGAAGAAAGAGGAAATGATTTTAAAAAATATGTTCGAAATATAAATATTTAA
- the mraY gene encoding phospho-N-acetylmuramoyl-pentapeptide-transferase, producing MFFFLYKFFNINIFSYLTSRAGLAFFIAFVLTIKFMPKFITWARNKKANQPIYELAPQSHQNKCKTPTMGGIIFTLSAVISSILCVDLASPFAIGGIMCLAGFAYIGFKDDYAKIIGGKNHDGMSAKTKFALQILISLFLAIFLLVFTNLNMDIYIPFYKYPIINLKYFIVLFWLIVITASSNAVNLTDGLDGLASIPSIFSLMSLATFIYLSGHAIFSEYLFLPKIVGIGEVIIICAALIGSLLGFLWYNCYPAEVFMGDSGSLSVGAFIGYCAVISKNEFLLILIGFVFVLETMSVILQVGSFKFFKKRIFLMAPIHHHFELKGWVENKIIIRFWIIALIANIIALASIKLR from the coding sequence ATGTTCTTTTTTTTATATAAATTTTTTAATATTAATATTTTCAGTTATTTAACCTCAAGAGCTGGATTGGCATTTTTCATAGCATTTGTTTTAACAATAAAATTTATGCCTAAATTTATAACTTGGGCAAGAAATAAAAAAGCTAATCAACCAATCTATGAACTAGCACCACAATCGCACCAAAATAAATGCAAAACTCCAACAATGGGAGGGATAATTTTTACTCTAAGTGCAGTTATTTCAAGTATATTATGTGTAGATTTAGCTAGCCCTTTTGCTATAGGTGGAATAATGTGTTTAGCGGGGTTTGCCTACATAGGATTTAAAGATGATTATGCAAAGATAATAGGTGGTAAAAATCATGATGGTATGAGTGCAAAAACTAAATTTGCATTACAAATTTTAATCTCTTTGTTTTTGGCTATTTTTCTTCTTGTTTTTACAAATTTAAATATGGATATTTATATTCCTTTTTACAAATATCCTATAATAAATTTAAAGTATTTCATTGTTCTTTTTTGGCTCATAGTAATTACAGCTAGTTCAAACGCTGTAAATTTAACAGATGGGCTTGATGGGCTTGCTTCTATACCATCAATTTTTTCATTGATGAGTTTGGCTACTTTTATTTATTTAAGCGGACATGCTATTTTTAGCGAATACCTTTTTCTACCCAAAATTGTTGGCATTGGAGAAGTTATTATAATATGTGCTGCATTAATTGGTTCTTTACTTGGATTTTTGTGGTACAACTGCTATCCGGCTGAAGTTTTTATGGGCGATAGTGGCAGCTTAAGTGTTGGTGCTTTTATAGGATACTGCGCTGTTATTAGCAAAAATGAGTTCTTACTAATTCTTATAGGATTTGTCTTTGTGCTTGAAACCATGTCTGTAATCCTTCAAGTTGGAAGTTTTAAATTTTTCAAAAAAAGGATATTTTTAATGGCTCCTATTCATCACCATTTTGAATTGAAGGGCTGGGTTGAGAATAAAATTATAATAAGATTTTGGATAATAGCTCTAATTGCAAACATAATTGCATTAGCTTCAATTAAATTAAGATAA
- the gpmI gene encoding 2,3-bisphosphoglycerate-independent phosphoglycerate mutase, with amino-acid sequence MAQKTILVITDGIGYNENDKFNAFANAKKPTYNWLFQNSANSMIKTSGLAVGLPEGQMGNSEVGHMSIGSGRILYQNLIKIDKAIKNDDFKKNSDLINLVKKTKRIHIIGLYSDGGVHSHLKHFDYFYKFAKDLGKEVFAHAITDGRDVGPKSSLEFIKHLEENANLATLSGRFYAMDRDKRWERVEKAYKVIVDGENLQSKKPSEYIFNSYKNDITDEFIKPASFMDFGGIQEEDCVIFINFRNDRVKEIINALSSDEFSEFKRKNIIKNIITMTNYDDKFNFPVLIKNENIKNTLSDVISNAGLAQLHTAETEKYAHVTFFFNGGKEEPVLNETRVLVPSPKVKTYDEKPQMSAYEVCNEVIRGIENGEDFIVVNFANGDMVGHTGNYEASIKAVEVVDECLGQIVKKAQEHKYAYMQISDHGNCESMKDEDGNMLTNHTTFDVFCFVLADGVDSIKNGRLSNVAPTILKIMGLEIPKEMDEALF; translated from the coding sequence ATGGCACAAAAAACAATTTTAGTAATAACTGATGGTATAGGTTATAATGAAAATGATAAATTTAATGCTTTTGCAAATGCAAAAAAACCAACTTATAATTGGCTTTTTCAAAACTCAGCAAATTCAATGATAAAAACTTCAGGTTTGGCAGTTGGACTTCCTGAAGGACAAATGGGAAATAGCGAAGTAGGGCATATGAGTATAGGAAGTGGTAGAATTTTATATCAAAATTTAATTAAAATAGACAAAGCTATTAAAAATGATGACTTTAAGAAAAATAGCGATTTAATAAATTTAGTAAAAAAAACTAAAAGGATTCATATTATTGGGCTTTATAGCGATGGTGGAGTTCATTCACATTTAAAACATTTTGACTATTTTTATAAATTTGCAAAAGATTTAGGAAAAGAGGTTTTTGCTCATGCTATAACAGATGGTAGAGATGTGGGTCCAAAAAGTAGTTTGGAGTTCATAAAACATCTTGAAGAAAATGCAAATTTAGCAACTCTTAGTGGCAGATTTTATGCTATGGATAGAGATAAAAGATGGGAGAGGGTAGAAAAGGCTTATAAGGTTATAGTTGATGGAGAAAATCTCCAAAGCAAAAAACCTAGCGAGTATATATTTAATTCATATAAAAATGATATTACAGATGAGTTTATTAAACCTGCTTCTTTTATGGATTTTGGAGGTATACAAGAAGAAGATTGTGTTATTTTTATAAATTTTAGAAATGATAGAGTTAAAGAGATAATAAATGCCTTAAGTAGTGATGAGTTTAGTGAATTTAAAAGAAAAAATATAATTAAAAATATAATTACAATGACAAATTATGATGATAAATTTAATTTTCCAGTATTGATAAAAAATGAAAACATTAAAAATACTCTAAGTGATGTTATAAGCAATGCAGGACTTGCACAACTTCATACAGCAGAAACTGAAAAATATGCACATGTTACTTTTTTCTTTAATGGTGGAAAAGAGGAGCCTGTATTAAATGAAACAAGAGTTTTAGTGCCAAGTCCAAAAGTTAAAACATATGATGAAAAACCTCAAATGAGTGCATATGAAGTTTGTAACGAAGTTATAAGAGGCATTGAAAATGGTGAGGATTTTATCGTTGTAAATTTTGCAAATGGAGATATGGTAGGACATACTGGAAATTATGAAGCATCAATTAAAGCAGTTGAGGTAGTTGATGAGTGTTTAGGGCAAATAGTTAAAAAAGCACAAGAGCACAAATATGCTTATATGCAAATTAGTGATCATGGAAATTGTGAATCTATGAAAGATGAAGATGGTAATATGCTCACAAATCATACAACGTTTGATGTTTTTTGTTTTGTTTTAGCTGATGGAGTAGACAGTATAAAAAATGGACGATTAAGTAATGTTGCTCCAACTATTTTAAAAATAATGGGGCTTGAAATTCCAAAAGAGATGGACGAGGCTCTGTTTTAA